Proteins from a genomic interval of Sporolactobacillus sp. Y61:
- a CDS encoding DMT family transporter, whose product MNRSAFIKLSVAMAIFGSIGYFSRLSGLPSIELVFVRCISAVVFLTAYLLLSGHYKREKWNRKEMTVIILGGVFLVLNWVFFFASFEKTAITVGISIYNLAPILVLVIGWVFFRERVKILGVLAVLLAFTGTVLISGLRAADLAAGGRPLVGACFALIAAVFYALVIITGKHIQQASPYLVTIIQTFIGVLMLFPFVHFTLYSDLTPAEWLYSILTGIVHTGIVYLLFYGSIRSLSTPVVSALTYLDPLTAILLDVLVIGFVPSNLQILGILMIFIALSYTLFKSQKPERTRT is encoded by the coding sequence TTGAACAGATCTGCTTTTATTAAATTAAGTGTGGCTATGGCGATCTTTGGATCGATCGGTTACTTTTCCCGACTGAGCGGACTTCCTTCGATTGAACTCGTTTTTGTTCGCTGTATCAGTGCCGTGGTGTTCCTCACGGCGTACTTGCTGCTTAGTGGACATTATAAGAGGGAAAAATGGAATAGAAAAGAAATGACCGTCATCATCCTGGGCGGAGTCTTTCTCGTTTTGAACTGGGTATTCTTCTTTGCTTCGTTCGAAAAAACCGCAATCACTGTCGGCATTTCCATCTATAATCTGGCTCCGATCCTCGTCCTTGTCATCGGCTGGGTCTTCTTCAGAGAGCGGGTCAAAATACTCGGCGTATTAGCCGTTCTGCTTGCCTTTACCGGCACCGTCCTGATCTCCGGTCTCAGGGCAGCGGATCTTGCGGCAGGCGGAAGACCCCTCGTCGGGGCATGCTTTGCGCTGATTGCTGCCGTTTTTTACGCCCTTGTCATCATTACCGGGAAACATATTCAACAGGCAAGTCCTTACCTTGTGACCATCATCCAGACATTCATCGGTGTCCTTATGCTCTTCCCTTTTGTTCACTTCACGCTGTACAGCGATCTGACACCGGCCGAATGGCTGTACAGTATCCTTACCGGTATCGTCCATACCGGTATCGTGTATCTTCTGTTCTACGGAAGCATCCGCTCGCTGTCGACACCGGTTGTCTCTGCACTGACCTATCTCGATCCGCTCACAGCTATTCTGCTTGATGTGCTGGTTATCGGATTTGTACCCTCGAACCTGCAGATCCTTGGCATTCTCATGATTTTCATTGCACTCTCTTATACCCTTTTCAAATCACAAAAACCTGAACGGACCCGGACGTGA
- a CDS encoding glycosyltransferase family 1 protein: MMEVPVATSFKPVPDGDIHDYDGIINYFNFAPVRQQLLPKYKSITFVTTGIIPYDGGQTTMLHLGTELSKRGFDVYYLSYLPQSRKEMEIDAEFNYSGYQGTCLDVSHLASHQSDIWLGTLWESVYVFKDKPGYKAYFVQDYEPYFYPYGDRFYLSFKTYELGLHMISLGPWCAQMIREHCRITSPLDVIHFPVDVANYPYSPRNFMAYKNKKEINLAVYTKVDSPRRAPISIQIILNNCIELFRDQGYTLNITYFGSDKSESFINGRNVGRLTKKQLKELYLASDFGIAPSMTNFSLVTYEMMSVGLPVIDFYEGTGLSFMPKNCALFCHLDENSLSRTVHQAMNHPEIIQNTVNHARRHLKSIPWKQTVDDFVAVINKIESKHSSLANKEYLVPAKHSDPDNKEHLAPAEP; this comes from the coding sequence ATGATGGAAGTGCCTGTTGCCACTTCATTTAAGCCCGTCCCGGATGGAGATATCCATGATTATGACGGGATTATTAACTACTTTAACTTTGCGCCGGTTCGTCAGCAGCTTTTGCCAAAGTATAAGTCGATTACTTTTGTAACGACAGGAATCATTCCCTATGATGGCGGACAGACGACGATGCTCCACTTAGGTACGGAACTGAGTAAGCGCGGGTTTGACGTGTATTACCTGTCTTATTTACCTCAGTCCCGGAAGGAAATGGAAATCGATGCTGAATTTAATTATTCAGGCTATCAGGGTACCTGCCTGGACGTCAGCCATCTGGCAAGTCACCAGTCGGATATCTGGCTTGGCACATTATGGGAGTCTGTCTATGTATTCAAAGATAAACCCGGATACAAAGCCTATTTTGTCCAGGACTATGAACCTTACTTTTATCCTTACGGAGATCGATTCTATCTTTCTTTCAAAACATATGAATTAGGCCTGCATATGATTTCTCTTGGCCCATGGTGTGCCCAGATGATCAGGGAACATTGCAGAATCACCAGCCCGCTTGACGTCATCCATTTTCCGGTCGATGTAGCCAACTATCCTTACTCCCCAAGAAATTTCATGGCTTATAAGAATAAGAAAGAAATCAATCTTGCTGTCTATACTAAGGTCGACAGTCCGCGTCGGGCACCAATTTCCATCCAGATTATACTGAATAACTGTATCGAACTTTTCAGGGATCAGGGTTACACGCTGAATATTACCTATTTTGGTTCCGATAAATCCGAATCCTTTATTAACGGCAGAAATGTCGGGCGATTAACAAAGAAGCAATTAAAAGAGCTGTACCTTGCCTCTGACTTCGGCATTGCTCCATCCATGACGAACTTCTCACTGGTCACTTATGAAATGATGAGTGTCGGTTTACCTGTCATCGATTTTTATGAAGGAACAGGTTTAAGCTTTATGCCCAAAAATTGTGCGCTATTCTGTCATCTGGATGAAAACAGTCTTTCCCGGACGGTCCATCAGGCAATGAATCACCCGGAAATCATTCAGAATACGGTTAATCACGCACGGCGTCATCTCAAATCAATACCCTGGAAACAAACTGTAGATGATTTTGTTGCCGTTATAAACAAAATAGAAAGTAAACACAGCAGCCTGGCTAATAAAGAATACCTGGTGCCGGCCAAACACAGCGACCCGGATAATAAAGAACACCTGGCGCCGGCCGAGCCTTAA